In Acidobacteriota bacterium, one genomic interval encodes:
- a CDS encoding superoxide dismutase family protein, whose amino-acid sequence MRTNCRKTTILPLTAFSLLSLGGAAGVSAQNLEEDFAAATAGATAAGRAVLYSCDIPTNRVGFGYLQERPSDEGVKAVDIYLRLYANTGITRGKHAVHIHETASCNPCGTAGGHFDPGPNSNTSPDGNHPFHAGDLTNMTLDRQGRGYHMVTTTRVTLSDGPLSVFDEDGSAFIIHTNPDTYCPEGEAAGCAGGSRAACGVITPYP is encoded by the coding sequence ATGCGCACGAACTGCCGCAAAACGACGATCCTTCCGCTCACCGCCTTCTCCCTGCTCTCGCTCGGCGGAGCCGCCGGCGTGTCCGCCCAGAACCTCGAAGAGGACTTCGCCGCCGCCACGGCAGGTGCGACGGCGGCCGGACGGGCCGTCCTCTACAGTTGCGACATTCCGACGAACCGTGTCGGCTTCGGCTATCTACAGGAACGGCCTTCGGACGAAGGCGTCAAGGCGGTCGACATCTATCTCCGCCTGTACGCCAACACCGGCATCACGCGAGGCAAGCACGCGGTCCATATCCATGAAACCGCGTCGTGCAATCCATGTGGCACCGCGGGCGGGCACTTCGACCCCGGCCCCAACTCGAACACCAGCCCGGACGGCAACCACCCGTTCCACGCCGGTGACCTGACGAACATGACCCTGGACCGCCAGGGCCGCGGCTACCACATGGTGACGACAACGCGGGTGACGCTCTCCGACGGGCCGCTCTCCGTGTTTGACGAAGACGGCAGCGCCTTCATCATCCACACGAACCCCGACACCTATTGCCCCGAAGGCGAGGCGGCCGGCTGCGCAGGCGGTTCCCGAGCGGCCTGCGGCGTGATCACACCCTACCCCTAG
- a CDS encoding DJ-1/PfpI family protein yields the protein MTKLASVFATVVVLATVFAIPAAGQSEAPSYDPPLDIGVVLYDGAEPLDVFGPVEMWLNAGPGLIRVHLIADSVRPVALTTTTYPAEMAPKVEAQYSYDDAPPLDVIMVPGGIGTLREVENQQLLDFIAERAAEVQLTTSVCTGSAILAKAGVLDGLPATGNKAFFSYIAGFGPETEWVKEARWVDAGHVMTSSGVSAGIDMSLAVVARFFGQDAARMLAQATEYEWNEDAGRDPFVGNLDSAMPYVERLEEAVSESSGSGF from the coding sequence ATGACGAAACTTGCTTCAGTGTTCGCGACCGTTGTCGTCCTCGCGACCGTGTTCGCCATCCCGGCCGCGGGGCAATCCGAAGCCCCCTCGTACGACCCGCCGCTCGACATCGGCGTCGTCCTGTACGACGGCGCCGAGCCGCTCGACGTCTTCGGACCGGTCGAGATGTGGCTCAACGCCGGGCCGGGTCTGATCCGTGTGCACCTGATCGCGGACTCCGTTCGTCCGGTCGCGCTGACCACGACGACCTATCCGGCCGAGATGGCTCCGAAGGTGGAGGCCCAGTACAGCTACGACGACGCGCCGCCGCTCGACGTGATCATGGTGCCGGGAGGTATCGGCACACTCCGGGAAGTCGAGAACCAGCAGTTGCTGGACTTCATCGCTGAGCGCGCCGCCGAGGTGCAGCTCACCACCTCCGTCTGCACCGGCTCGGCCATCCTCGCCAAGGCCGGCGTCCTCGACGGCCTGCCGGCGACAGGGAACAAGGCCTTCTTCAGCTACATCGCCGGCTTCGGCCCCGAGACCGAGTGGGTGAAGGAAGCCCGCTGGGTCGACGCCGGCCACGTGATGACCTCCTCCGGCGTCTCCGCCGGCATCGACATGAGTCTGGCCGTCGTCGCCCGCTTCTTCGGGCAGGACGCCGCGCGGATGCTGGCCCAGGCCACCGAGTACGAGTGGAACGAGGACGCGGGCCGGGATCCGTTCGTCGGGAACCTGGACTCGGCCATGCCGTACGTGGAACGCCTGGAGGAGGCGGTTTCGGAGTCGTCCGGTTCGGGATTCTGA
- a CDS encoding DUF3604 domain-containing protein has product MLNRRRFATHPVLLAPLALAMVAQGCTTQDSGDYLTPELRQRVEALKLEAPESTEDVAVLSDRLDTLWRWSNAYSLTGGPVPDVFPQLLANANRSLRGLGGGATIPVPRIPEFIRLYTREFQIKDEYPGAVGTLTLDPPGPFRAGDRVTVRLTYTVGTLGMAEGGGLLVRGSRTGIQAEDPAGPNYVTVETSKPAATLTSSEPWGDWLGMHFRNRSGRVRPGVPRSVLQFRLSGASLDEGDTVTITYGDTSGGGSGFALQETSNDQVILHVYADIEGTGDLFRPAWPSFEVLGRDEVRSVNAVAPSIVAPGEPFTLAVRAEDRLKNLSSGVMPALDVLLDGEPFRTIEAGSPAISLFENVSLAEPGVYRFSVRNEDGTIRATSNPLRVEDDPEARVYWGETHGHTAFAEGQGSPDGYYRFGRDVARLDFLSLSEHDIWMDDSEWRRLQELVEEYRIEGEFTTILGFEWTSRSPLGGHHNVFFRDTPGRSRVPNQEAPLLDELYAGLRAQNSNNDVLVIPHAHQPADWTNSDPDLGRLVEIQSGHGTFDWFGNKYLQNGFEVGFIGASDTHNGHPGYTGAGNRQLGGLAAVYAPENNADAIFGALRDRAAYATTGERILLEATLNGTRMGTRQEDAAVRRIDCRVSGTAPIDAIDVIKNGAIVYTRRYLESALSDESRVQITFESSTEIHGERTPPRGGRPWRGAIQVAGAELVDYDDPWFTQPATWRTARNAEDPNRIDFDFPTRGRPKSLVLELRGASADTVITVDMETTTESRGSGGYVRIPQELPANTVRFRLGDLKGQVERREYQVLEHTDALSAQIVTEGRALDQEFSFTDQGEVRPGDYYYLRVRQIDGSMAWSSPFWVGEASG; this is encoded by the coding sequence ATGTTGAATCGACGCCGCTTCGCAACCCACCCCGTGCTCCTCGCTCCGCTCGCCCTGGCGATGGTCGCCCAGGGCTGCACCACCCAGGACTCCGGCGACTACCTGACACCCGAGCTGCGGCAACGTGTCGAGGCGCTGAAGCTGGAAGCGCCCGAGAGCACCGAAGACGTCGCCGTTCTAAGCGATCGGCTCGACACGCTGTGGCGGTGGTCGAACGCCTACTCACTCACCGGCGGACCGGTCCCCGACGTCTTCCCGCAGCTCCTCGCGAACGCGAACCGCTCGCTCCGGGGGCTCGGAGGCGGAGCGACGATTCCGGTGCCGCGGATCCCGGAGTTCATCCGCCTCTACACCCGGGAGTTCCAGATCAAGGACGAGTACCCGGGGGCGGTCGGCACGCTGACGCTCGACCCGCCCGGTCCCTTCCGCGCCGGCGACCGGGTGACGGTCCGGTTGACCTACACCGTGGGCACGCTCGGCATGGCGGAGGGCGGCGGTCTCCTGGTGCGTGGATCACGGACGGGCATCCAGGCCGAGGACCCGGCCGGCCCGAACTACGTCACGGTCGAAACGTCGAAACCGGCCGCGACGCTGACCTCCAGCGAGCCGTGGGGCGACTGGCTGGGGATGCACTTCCGCAACCGAAGCGGCCGGGTTCGCCCCGGCGTGCCGCGGTCCGTGCTGCAGTTCCGTCTGAGCGGTGCGTCGCTCGATGAAGGCGACACGGTCACCATCACCTACGGCGACACGTCCGGCGGCGGGTCAGGATTCGCACTGCAGGAGACCTCCAACGACCAGGTGATCCTGCACGTCTACGCCGACATCGAGGGCACGGGCGACCTGTTCCGACCGGCCTGGCCTTCGTTCGAGGTGCTGGGCCGGGACGAGGTCCGCTCCGTCAACGCCGTCGCCCCGTCGATCGTTGCGCCCGGCGAACCCTTCACCCTCGCCGTCCGCGCCGAGGACCGGTTGAAGAACCTGTCGTCCGGCGTCATGCCCGCGCTCGACGTGCTGCTGGACGGTGAGCCGTTCCGGACGATCGAGGCCGGCAGTCCGGCCATCTCGCTATTCGAGAACGTGAGCCTCGCCGAACCCGGCGTCTACCGCTTCTCCGTTCGGAACGAGGACGGAACGATCCGGGCGACCAGCAACCCCCTCCGCGTCGAAGACGATCCCGAAGCCCGCGTCTACTGGGGCGAGACGCACGGCCACACCGCCTTTGCCGAAGGCCAGGGCTCGCCGGACGGCTACTACCGCTTCGGCCGCGACGTCGCCCGGCTCGACTTCCTGAGCCTCTCCGAGCACGACATCTGGATGGACGACAGCGAGTGGCGGAGGCTGCAGGAGCTGGTCGAGGAGTACCGGATCGAAGGCGAGTTCACGACGATCCTCGGCTTCGAGTGGACGTCGCGGTCACCGCTCGGCGGGCACCACAACGTGTTCTTCCGCGACACGCCTGGCCGCAGCCGGGTTCCGAACCAGGAGGCGCCCCTCCTCGACGAACTGTACGCGGGGCTGCGAGCTCAGAACAGCAACAACGACGTGCTGGTCATCCCCCACGCCCACCAGCCCGCCGACTGGACGAACAGCGACCCCGACCTGGGGCGACTGGTCGAGATCCAGTCCGGCCACGGCACCTTCGACTGGTTCGGCAACAAGTACCTGCAGAACGGCTTCGAGGTCGGCTTCATCGGCGCATCCGACACTCACAACGGCCACCCCGGCTACACCGGGGCCGGCAACCGTCAACTGGGCGGTCTGGCCGCCGTCTACGCGCCCGAGAACAACGCTGACGCCATCTTCGGCGCGCTCCGCGACCGGGCCGCCTATGCGACAACCGGCGAGCGGATCCTCCTCGAGGCAACTCTCAACGGCACCCGCATGGGTACGCGCCAGGAGGACGCCGCGGTGCGCCGGATCGACTGCCGGGTCAGCGGCACGGCCCCGATCGACGCGATCGACGTGATCAAGAACGGCGCGATCGTCTACACCAGGAGATACCTGGAGAGCGCTCTGTCCGACGAATCGAGGGTGCAGATCACCTTCGAGTCGTCGACCGAGATCCACGGCGAGCGCACGCCCCCGCGCGGCGGCCGACCGTGGAGGGGAGCGATCCAGGTCGCCGGAGCCGAGCTGGTCGACTACGACGATCCCTGGTTCACGCAGCCCGCGACCTGGCGAACCGCCCGCAACGCGGAAGACCCCAACCGGATCGACTTCGATTTCCCGACCCGTGGGCGTCCGAAGTCACTCGTTCTCGAGTTGCGCGGCGCAAGCGCCGACACGGTCATCACCGTCGACATGGAGACGACGACCGAATCGCGCGGCTCGGGCGGCTACGTTCGCATCCCCCAGGAACTGCCGGCGAACACCGTGCGGTTCCGGCTCGGCGACCTGAAAGGCCAGGTCGAGCGACGCGAGTACCAGGTGCTGGAGCACACGGACGCGCTCTCGGCTCAGATCGTGACCGAGGGACGGGCCCTCGACCAGGAGTTCAGCTTCACCGACCAGGGCGAAGTCCGGCCCGGCGACTACTACTACCTCCGTGTGCGCCAGATCGACGGCAGCATGGCGTGGTCGAGCCCGTTCTGGGTGGGAGAGGCGTCGGGTTAG
- a CDS encoding SDR family NAD(P)-dependent oxidoreductase, with the protein MTQTEKRLDGRVALVTGASRGIGKAIAELFAEHGARVACTARTLSEGGHYLGGSLETTIEEIRAGGGDATAFACDVSEYENCERLVNEVRDVLGPIDVLINNAALTYFIPVVDFPINKWHRSTAVNFHAPFYLSKLVLPGMIERGAGSIVNVSSGAAIGPGRGPYKGPQFAGGSLYGAEKAALERFTQGLASEVYEHGVSVTCYSPSQIVPTPGVVHHRLMEGRDPNEAETVEIMAQAALLLATEPLDRVTGRVTYSQAILEEFGWIEKGRGLGTERQGSGYSMI; encoded by the coding sequence ATGACGCAGACAGAGAAGAGGCTCGACGGCAGGGTAGCCCTGGTCACCGGAGCGAGCCGCGGCATCGGCAAGGCGATCGCCGAGCTGTTCGCCGAGCACGGCGCGCGAGTCGCCTGCACGGCGCGGACGCTGTCGGAGGGGGGGCACTACCTGGGCGGTTCGCTCGAGACGACGATCGAAGAGATTCGGGCCGGCGGCGGTGACGCGACCGCCTTCGCCTGCGACGTCTCCGAGTACGAGAACTGCGAGCGCCTGGTGAACGAGGTGCGCGACGTCCTCGGACCCATCGACGTGCTGATCAACAACGCCGCCCTGACCTACTTCATCCCGGTCGTGGATTTCCCGATCAACAAGTGGCACCGCTCGACCGCGGTCAACTTCCACGCGCCGTTCTATCTCTCGAAGCTCGTGCTGCCCGGGATGATCGAGCGTGGCGCGGGCAGCATCGTCAACGTTTCCTCGGGCGCGGCGATCGGCCCCGGCCGCGGCCCTTACAAGGGTCCGCAGTTCGCGGGCGGCTCGCTGTACGGCGCCGAGAAGGCGGCCCTGGAGCGCTTCACCCAGGGCCTCGCCTCCGAGGTGTACGAGCACGGTGTCTCGGTGACCTGCTACAGCCCGTCCCAGATTGTCCCCACGCCGGGCGTCGTCCACCACCGGCTGATGGAGGGACGCGACCCGAACGAGGCGGAAACCGTCGAGATCATGGCCCAGGCGGCCCTGCTGCTCGCCACCGAGCCGCTCGACCGGGTCACCGGCCGGGTCACCTACAGCCAGGCGATCCTGGAGGAGTTCGGCTGGATCGAGAAGGGGCGGGGACTCGGCACGGAGCGACAGGGCTCCGGCTACAGCATGATCTGA